AGCCCACTGCATTGATAACGGCCCCATGGAGGGCTTCTGGGGAATACTGAAGCGCGAGATGTACTATGGCCGGAAATTCACCAGTAGAATGGAATTTATACATGCAATCCGCAGCTATATCCACTACTACAACTTTGACCGATTACAACGAAAGCTGGGCGTTATGACACCTTATGAATACCACGAACACTACAGCGCTGCATAAGAAAAACAGCTCATCCAAACGGATGAGCTGTAAAGGAACTCTTTATATTGTTTGATTGTCCTATTGACGGGGAGCACACCAAAGTGCGGTCCTTTATTGATTAGCTCTTTTAATACATCGGTTATTTAACTTTTTGCTTCGTATTCCTCCGGTGCGCCCTCAGGGCACTCCGGTTCTCTTGTTCATTCCTTCTTTTCGGTTCACCTTAACAAGGGCAGGCTGCCGGTCAGTTTGTTCACCTTTTTCTTGGGGCCATACATGCAGACGCCCAAGTAAAACAGCTCTTCCGCCGATAACTGGGACAAACTCCGCATATATTGGTCATAATTGAGACAGCGTTGCGCCGCTTCGCTAAAATCAATTGCCGCTACTTCTGCAAAAGCCGGTTCAAACATAGTTTCGCGAATTTCTTTTACCTGCTCCCGGCTTGCACTCAGGATGGGAATGGTTTGCGCCGTAATGCCCAAATGCAAGTTTCCATCAGCATCGACAATGTCGCCGCCGACAATATCCTCCTGGTAGATTTTGCTGAGGCTGATACCCAGCACCGCCGCTGTATTGGCCACTAGGCCCAGGGGCAAATCTCGATTGATTACCATGACAAGTTTCACGTTATCGCTCCTCTTTTTTCTTTTATCCTAACGTGAAATCACCGCCTTGTATTGTAAAATATTGAGATCAAATGCCTTTTTGGTATTTTTCCGGCGTAATACCGGTATAGCTTTTAAAGGCTTTACTGAAATGACTCTGATCGTAAAATCCCGCCTCCTGAGCCACCTCCGCCGGTTCTTTGCGGTTACCCAATTCTCGTTTGGCAAAATTAATGCGCAGCACCATCTGATACATGTGCGGCGGGATCTTGAAAGCTTCTTTAAATAGCCGCAGCAAGTGAAACTTATTCAAGCCTGAAACCGCCCCCAGCTCTTCCAAGGTAACCTTTGCCGCAAAATGGCTTTGTAAATACTCTTTGGCTTGCTTCAAGCGCGGCCGTTCCTCGCCAGACCGTTCCAGCCAGATTTTTTTATCGCCTTGCTGGAATTCGTCAAATAAATCGATCAGCACTGCTTCTTTGGCCAGCGGCGTCTCCGTCCCCTGCAATCGCTGCAGCCGCCGTTCCAAACGTTGCACCGCTCTAGACGAAACCGGCTTCAATAGCGGCTGCGTCCATATAGTTCCTGGCCGTTCCGCCGCCAGCGCTTGTACCCAAGCTGCCGCTACAAACAACATGCGATAATTCCATGTTCCCGACTCCACAGGCTTACAAGCGTGCATGCACCCCGTAGGCAATAACAGCATCGTCTGCGGCGCAATAGTCTCATGACCGCCTTCACACCAAAAAGAACTTCCCCCGGCAACGACAAGGCCTAGCGAATATTCCTCATGGGCGTGCTTTTTGTAAGCAATACCGTATTCCTGGCACAACTTCAGCTCAAAAAAAGGCAGCGCCTCATCCCGATAGAATCCAATACCTGTCATGCTTTACGCCTCTTTCCGCAGCCTGCTCTTCCTTACACTAAGTCTTATTTACGTAAAATTCGGCAAATGTTGTCTCCCAACGCCAAATTCAGTACTTCCCGGCTAGGCGCTACCTGTTCTAGGATATGCCGTGCCACGGCCGGCGTAGAATAAGGGGCATCCGAAGCAAACAGCACGCGTTCTGGCAGTTCCCTCATAGCATACATCGGCGCCATTGTAGTGTATGATGCCGATAAATCCAGATATACCTGCGGCATATTCTTGACCGCTTGCAGTATTTCCAGCCAATTCAGCCCGCCTAAATGCCCCACAATCAAGGGAACTTCCGGAAATCCCGTCGCCATTGTCAGCAGCGTTTTGATGTCCTGGGCCTGCAAAGGAAAAAAAGCATGCACCCATAACGGCAAGCCGCCCGCTTCGCGGGAAGCTTGAAAAACCGGCTCCAACAACGCAACTTGCCCAGTTCCAGGCGTCAATTCCCCAATCCCGCAAAAACCGCGCCTGACAATCTGCGACTCCACCCACTCAAAACTCTCTCGCGCCCCCAGCCCCAAAGGCATGGAACCGAAGCCCCAATACCGATTGGGGTGGATCTTTACCACTTCTTCCAAGGCAAGCAACGATTGCTTCCTAGCTTCTTGTGAATCGCCTTGCCCCTCCAGCATCTGATAAAGAGTCTTTAGTTCCGCCTCCAGTTCTCTCAACGTCTCCGCCTTCTCCGGGTGCACCCGCGAAGTAAATAATACGGTCCGGTCTACGCCGGCCTCAAGCATCAGTTCATGCTGCCGCTCTTGGGGAAGCATGAGATGTGCGTGACTGTCAACAACCACTGCTACCACTCCTTATGCTTACCGAGCGCCAGCGAAGTTTTCGAACTGGCTGAGCCGCTCCTGCAAGCGAGAGCGCAGAGTTTGCAAGGTCTGTATCTGCCGCTCAATTTCAACCAATTTTCCCTGATACAGCTGGTAAGCTTCTTTACATAGAGGGCGGTTCGTTGCGGCTTCTTGGGGACATTCCAGCACCATCGCAATTTCTTCCGTAGAAAGTCCTAATCCCAGATACAGCTGAATCGTCTTCACTTTGCCGACATCTAACTCCGTATAATCTCGATAGCCATTTTCTAAGCGTTGCGGCGCCAGCAATCTCTTGCCCTCGTAATGACGCAAAGAGCGTATGCTTGCGCCAGTTCTGCGCGACAGTTCTCGAATTAACACAGAAGTCACGTCCCTTCCCTCAATAAAAGCTTACACCCTGACACTAGCGTGATAGTCAAGAAGGATTTTTCAGCACATGCAAAAGAGCTGCGGAAAACTTTTTATAAGTTTTCCGCAGCTTTTATCGTTTAATCTTGCGACATAGGAAGGGAACGATGGGCCAGCCCCACCGCAACCTCATTAAGATGCAGCACCCCGACGCCCAAATAGACAGCCACGCACACATGCTCCCCATAGCGGGCTACGCCGATTTTGCCGCCTACATTGAGTCCTACGGCCTTAGGCGTAATCTGCTCCAGCGCCGCATGCGTCGCCCCAGCTACCGCGCCTTCCCCCACATGACTGGCTTCAATCAAGCCCTGTCGCTGCGCCGCCACTACGGCGCGTTCGATCATCTTTTTTACGGAACTCAAGTACTCGCCGCCAAAATCGACGGCTACAGCCAGAATACCACGGTTTTGCAGCCGCTGCCGCATAGCCTGCTCTTCCTGCCGATCCGTACTAATAGCCATAGCTAAAGCAGCTCGGCCAACATCAAGACTGGTAAGTTCCATTCGATTCTTCCTCCTGCAGGACCACCGTCCGAATCGGCTGCTTGTCCACTATAGCCACAATAAAGAAGGTTACGAGGCAAACCAGCCACTCCATGTATATGGGATGCGCAAAAATCTGTACGGCAGGAAAGGCCTGCCAGACAAACAACGTCACAATGCCTGCCAAGGTCGTATAAAACGCCGAATTTTTCCGGCATAAGCCGGGAGCGAACATGGTGAAGAGAAAGATCAGCGTAAACGCCGTGGTCAGACTGAGGCCAATCAGCATCGTTTTAACGATGCCCACGGCATTAAAAGCAAACCAGAGGGTAACCGCCCCCAAGCCCAAAATAGCATAGCGATTTAAAAGGGTATATTTCTTATCGCTTACATTCGGATTGATAAAGCGTTTATAGATATCCTGAGAGAACAGCGTTCCCGCCGCCAGCAGAATATGACAAGCTGTTGCTACATCCGCAGCCCAAAGGGCCGCCAAAGTCAAGCCGGAAACCACTGGATCCAAGCTCATAATCATATAAGGCAGAGCCAAGGTCGCCTTCATTTCCGGATGCGCCGCCCGGGCGGCCACGCCCATGATCGCACAGGCAAAACCTATGGGGAACATTAGCAAAGCGCCCCAAAGAAAGCCCTTTTTCGCCGCTGCGCCGTCTTTGGCCGCACAGGCCACCTGCACCGGTCCTTGAGCGGTAATGGCCTGCGTCATCATCACCACGAACCAGCCAATCACCGTAGCCAAACCCAAACCGCCTACAGGACCGAACCAATCAACTCCCGGCGGCAGCGAAGCCGCAATAGCGCCAATGCCACCTTGATTATTAACAATGGTAATCGTACTGATTAAGACGCCGATATAAATCAGAGAAACACTGAGAATGTTGGACAAACCAGACGACCACAGCCCGCCCAGAATGGTCGTCCCGATAAAGACCGCCGCACTGGTAACCATGCCGCCTTGAAAGGAAAAAATATCCGGCAGCAGCGAAGACAAAATCGCGCCGCCCGCCAAATACTGCAGCGAAGTAATTACCAATTGAATGGTCAACATGCCCAACACCGCGATAACCCGGCCTTTTTTATCGTAATACCGCTCAAACAGTTCGGGAACCGTAGTGCAGTGAAGTTCCCGATATTTTTTAGCCGCTACAAACGCCATCATCACAGCGCCGGCCGCCCAGGCGCCATTGTACCAGCCAGCGGCAATGCCCGATTGGAACGCATTCTCCGCCACGCCGATGGTCGCCGCCGCGCCAATGGCCGTACCTGCAATATTCGCCGCCACCAAAGGCGTCGTCAGCTTGCGTCCGGCAAACAAAAAGCCGCTGCTGTTGCCAGCCCGCCGCTTTACGTAAATACTAATAGCAAATAAAACACAAATATACAGTACTATGATCCAAAATTGAATTGTCATCCTACCCATCCTACCTTTCTACACGTTCAACTACTTACTATTCTTGCTGAAGTTTCTCCGCAAGTTCCCTTAGTGAACTTGCCAGAACCTTCCCTACCGACGCTGCCGCACAGCGTCACTACACTACTCAATTATGATAGCAGTGCCGGGTTTGCTCTGTCAACCGCCAAACCCGGCACGAACACGACTTTACCTAGCTACTCCTGCTGTCCGGACAGCTTAGCGACTACGGCATCGCCCACTTCCTGGGTTTTGCCGCTGCCGCCCAAGTCCGGCGTTAAGCAAGCCTTCTCCTGGAGCACATTCTCAATCGCCTGCAGCACGCGCCGCCCCCACTTTTCATGACCAAAAAAGTCCAGCATCTGGCTGACAGACCAAATGGACGCCAGAGGATTGGCAATGCTGCGGCCGGCAATATCCGGCGCAGAGCCGTGAATAGGCTCGAACATAGACGGATAAGTCCGCTCCGGATTTAGATTGGCTCCTGCCGCCAGGCCCATGCCGCCGGTAATGGCAGCGCCCAGATCGGTCAAAATATCGCCGAACAAATTGGACGTCACAACGATCTGAAAACGGCCCGGGTCTTTGACAAAAAACATGCTGGCCGCATCAACCAAGTACGAATAGGTTTTTACCTCCGGATACTCTTTGCCCACTTCCGCGAAAACCTGATCCCAAAAAACCATGGAATAATTCAAGGCGTTGCCCTTACTGATACTGGTAAGGGTCTTGCCGGTCTTGCGAGCCAATTCATAAGCATAGCGAATCACGCGTTCCGTTCCTTTGCGTGAGAACACGCCGGTCTGCAGCACCACTTCCTCTGGTTTGCCCTTGAACAACCAGTCGCCAGCGCCAGCGTATTCGCCCTCGCTGTTTTCACGCACCACCAGCATATCGATTTCGCCAGCCTTGACCCCGGCCAGCGGACACGGCGCTCCTTGCAAAAGCTGTATGGGGCGCAAATTAATATACTGGTCAAAGCCCTTGCGAATTTTGAGCAGCAGATCCCAAAGCGAAATATGATCAGGAACGCCAGGAAAGCCCACAGCGCCAAGATAAATAGCGTCAAAACTTTTTAAGCGTTCCATCCCGTCTTCATCCATCATTTTTCCGTGCTTCAAGTAATATTCACAGCCCCAGGGGAAGGTTTCAAATTCAAAAGAAAAGGTCCCGTCCATCGCCGCCACGGCTTGGAGCACCTTAATTCCTTCCGCCAAAACCTCCGGTCCGACGCCATCTCCGGGAATCACCGCAATCTTATAAGTTGTCATACTGCTCACTCCTTCTTTACTTCCGGCGCAACTGTTATCTTAAACCGTGTTACAAGCCAAATAAATGTGCAACAAGTCCGGGCAGTTGCTTAAACGACTGCACCTCAAAACTACCGCACATTTCACTGCCATCACAGCCCCGTTTGAACTGTATCGTCTTCATACCCGCCCGCATAGCCGGAATAAGATTTTTCTGGCGGTCATCAATAAAAATGCTGTTTTCCGGTCGGCACTGCAGACGCCGCAATAGTAAATCATAAATAGCCTGATCCGGCTTACGCAGACCTACGTCTCCGCTGATGACGATTTCCTCAAAATATGGGTCTAAATCAAATTTTCTGCGTAAATAAGCCGACCATTCGCTGACATCGTTGGATAACAACGCCAAATGGTATTGCTGCTGCAGTTTCTGCGCCACCATCAAAAAATCCTCATCCAACGTCAACTGTTTTTCCAAATAGTCTTGCTCAATCTGCGGATAGTAATTTCCCAAACCTAATGTTTTCCAAAAATCACAAGAAGATATTTTCCCCAAGCTGGCTTCCAAATAGACCTGGTTAATTTCATTGCTACTAAGTGACGGGGCAAATTTCTGGATATATGGAACCAGCAACTCATTGGTATCGTCTCCAACAGTAAAGATGACTCCCATGACGTCAAAAACAAGCCATTCTCTCATTGCTTCCGCCTCCTTAGCTTATTCTATTACTCTTGCAGATGGAAAATTCCTTCCTATGCCGCCGAGAAAACTCTGCGAAAGTCAGAGAACGAAGATCGAATAAACGTCGCGCGGAAATCTTATCTCAAATATAGTTATGCCACCGTTTATACCATATAGTCTCTTCAAAACCCCTTTCGCGACTTTCGTGTGTTTCGCGGTTCGTTTTACAAATCCTAGTATATAAAAAAAGAAAACTGCCTCCCGAATTTTCGGGAGGCAGTTTGAACCCTACTCTATTTGCGCCAAGTAAGCTTGCGCGTCAATTTTACAACGACTACATAAAGCACGGGGATCAAGAATACCCCTAGCATGGTCGCCGCCAGCATGCCGCCGACAACGGCCGTACCCATGGCGTTTCTGGCGCCAGCGCCAGCTCCGGTTGCAATCATCAACGGTACGCAACCCAAGATGAACGCCAGCGACGTCATCAAGATTGGCCGCAAGCGCAGTTTCGCCGCTTCAATCGCCGCTTCTACCGGATCAACGCCCTTATCCACGCGCACCTTAGCAAATTCGACAATCAAAATCGCATTCTTAGCCGCCAAGCCAATCAGCATGACTAAACCGATCTGCATATAGATACTATTTTCCAGGCTGCGCGCCCACTGGAACAAGCCCGATCCAAAAATCGCCGTAGGCACCGAAAGCAGTACCGCAAAAGGAACGCTCCAGCTTTCGTACAACGCCGCCAAACACAGGAAGGCAAACAGGATGGCCGCTCCAAAGACATAGACAGCGCGTCCGCCGGACAGTTTTTCGTCGCGGCTTTGGTCCGCCCATTCATAACTGTACGTATTGGGCAAGGTCGCCGTAGCCACTTCCTCCAGCGCTGTCATTGCTTGACCGCTGCTGTAACCCGGCGCAGGACTAGCGCCAATTTGAATGGCCCGGTTGCCATTAAAACGCTTAATCGCCGTGGGACCGCTGATAGGCACCGGTTTGACCAAGGTAGCCAACGGCACCATAGCGTTCGTATTGCTACGCACAAAGAAATATCGAATATCATTGGCATCAGAACGATACTGCGGTTCCGCCTGCATAACTACTTTCCAAGTACGACCAAAACGAGTAAAGTCATTAACCTGCAAGCCGCCTAAGAAAGCTTGCAGCGTATTGAATACATCGTCTACCTTGACGCCCAGTTTCTCCGCTTTTTCCCGGTCGACTTCATAACGGAATGCCGGCGTATCGCTACGGAATGTAGAATATACGCCCGTCAATTCTGGACGTTTACGCGCCTCGCCAAGGAACTTTTTCGAAACATCCGCCATTTCCTCTACATTGCCGCCGCCACGATCCTGCAGCATAAAGGTCATGGCGCCAGTAGAACCGCCGCCCGGCAATGCCGGTGCATTGAACGCCATAACCGTCGCCTCTGGAATACGTGCGGTTTTCATGTACACCTGTCGAATGATGTTATCTACATATAATTCTTTACCAGGACGATCACCCCAGGTATCCAACGCTACAACCAACAAGCCAGCGTTCGGTTTCAAGGCTCCCGCCAAGATATCGTAACCGGTAATCACCAAAGTATCTCTTACGCCGGGGATTCCTTTTACAACATCCGCCACTTGGTTACCAACCTGCCGGGTTCGATTCATTGAAGCCGCTTCCGGCAAGCTTATAGTTGCTAGGAAATATCCCTGATCTTCATTCGGCACAAAAGTCGTCGGCAACATTTTAAAGAAAGTTACCGCCAAAACGACGATGACTAACAACCCTGCCAGACAAAGCTTGCTGCCTCGAATAAATTTACGTACCGTTTTCCCATAACGCCCAGTCATAGCGTCAAACTTTTCGTTGAACGCCTCAAAAAACCGCCCTAAACGCCCTTCGTGAGCATTGGGATCATGTGGCTTAAGGAGAAGCGAACACAAGGCTGGCGTCAACGTCAAAGCCACTAACGCCGAAAGCCCCATAGAAACCGCAATGGTCAAAGCAAACTGCTTATACAGTACGCCCGCCGTTCCTCCAAAGAAAGCAACCGGTATAAATACCGAAGCCAGCACAAAAGCAATAGCCACAACCGGACCTGATACCTCTTCCATCGCTCGATAGGCTGCGTCTTTCGGCGTCATACCGTTATAGCGCATATGATGCTCTACTGATTCCACCACAACGATGGCATCGTCAACAACCAGGCCAATCGCCAGTACCATAGCAAACATCGTTAGCGTATTAATATTAAAGCCAAGAAGAATAAACGCACCGAAGGTACCAATCAAGGATACCGGCACTGCCAACATCGGAATGAGAGTAGCTCGCCAGCTTTGCAAAAAGATAAACACGATCAGCAAAACAAGCAGCAATGCTTCTACAAAGGTCTTAACTACTTCGATCATTGATTCATCGATAAAACGAGTATTATCCGAAACGATATGATATTCCAAATCGGTCGGGAAGCGTTTGGAGTTGGTCTCCAAAACTTTCTTAACTTCAGTAACTGTATCCAGCGCATTCGCATCCGGAGTTAATTGAATCGCCAAGGTCACTGAATCCCGCTGATTCAAATCACTAGTAAAGTGATAATCTTTCGCCGCCAGCTCCACGCGAGCCACATCACTGACTCGCACAAAGGAGCCGTCTGGCTTAGCTCGGACAATAATATTAGAGAACTGGCTTTCTTCTTGTAATTGTCCCTGTACTCTTGCTGAATACTGGAATTCCTGCCCTTTCGGCGAAGGAAGCTGGCCAATCGTACCGGCTGGCGCCTGCACGTTTTGCTCCTTAATAGCATCGCCCACATCGTCAGCGGTAATGCCAAGGCGGGCCATCTTATCCGGCTGCAGCCAAACGCGCATGCCAAATTCAGGACCGTATTCATTAACATTGCCCACGCCTTTGACGCGTTTCAGGTCATCCACCAAGTAAATATTCGCGTAGTTTTTCAAAAACAAGGAATCATAAGTATTTTTGGGCGACCATAAGGACAGCCACATAACGGTGTCCGGCGATTGCTTTTGCACCGTAATACCAGAACTCTGCACCGCCGCAGGAATCTTGGCGTTTGCCTGAGATACCCTGTTTTGCACCTGAACTGTAGCCATGTCGGGGTTAACACCCAACTCAAATTTTACATTTAAAGAATATTGGCCGTTATCATCGCTGGTCGACCGCATGTCAACCATGTTTTCTACGCCATTGACCTGCTGCTCAATGGCTTGACCCACAGCCTGTTCCACTACTTCCGCATTCGCGCCGACATAACTGGCGCTAACATTAACGACTGGCGCCGTGATCTGCGGATACTGCGCGATCGGCAGCTGTGTAATGGAAACAAGTCCGGCAATCGTAATGAAAATCGATAGAACGATAGCAAATACCGGCCTATCAATAAAGAACTTGGCCATCAAGCCACCTCCTTATTTCTGATTCGCGTCAGCCAAGTCCGCTAGAGTAATGGTTTGCACGTCCACCGGCGTACCTGGTTGTGCTTTTTGGAATCCTTCAACAACCACGATGTCCTGCTCGGTCAAGCCTTCATCTACCATCCAAAGTTTCTGTCCGATACGCGCCCCCATCTTCACAGGGCGCATTTCTGCTTTACCCTCTGCGTTTACAACAGTCAAGAAGGTTTTCCCTAATATTTCCTGCACAGCCCGTTGCGGCACAAGTAAGGCTCCTGGACGTGTTTCCGCAACCGCAACTACCCGCGCAAACATACCAGGCACCAACATACGATCAGGGTTAGCGAACAAGGCTTTAATGGTTAGCGCTCCGGTATCCGAGCCCAAGGCGCGGTCAATTTGATCCACAGTTCCTTCCAGCGGATACTCGCCTCCATCGCTTAGGATCAGGCGCAGCTTGCGTTCCGTTGTTGCAGCGCCTCCGCCCATGCGGATAAATTTCAAGTAATCGTTTTCACTAACACTAAAGCGAACCCGCACCGGATCGGTAGAGGAAATCGTAGCCAGCACCGTTGAGCCAGCCGTAGCATAGTTGCCGATACTTAAATCCTTCGTATCAATACGTCCGTCGAAAGGGGCCACAATCGTTGTATCGTTCACATCGTTATTGGCTTTTTGCAAAAGAGCCCGCTGCGCATCCACTTGAGCCGCCGCTTGACGTTCTTCCGCTACTGCATTATCCAATACCTGCTGAGCAATCGCCTGTTGTTCAGCCAGTTGCTCGTACCGGGCAACATCACGCCGCGTCCGGCTCAAAGCAGCTTGCGCCTGAGCCAACTGCGCCTGTACATTCAGGGAGTTCGCCTCATACTGTCGCCGATCAATGACAAACAAGGGCTGGCCGCGATATACAGTGGTGCCGCCATCCACTAACTTCTCAATAATATTGCCGCTTACCTGCGCCTTAATCTGTACCTCTTGCTTGGCTTCCACTTCCCCTACGAACTCATAGGAAACCGGCGTATCTTGCTTAATAACCTTCATGGCCTTCACAGCCACAGCCTGCCCTGCTGGCGCCTGCTGCTTGCCGTTGCACCCTGCCAACAGCAAGCCGCTCAATAAAAGAGCCATAGCGCAAGCCAATCTTTTCTTTCCAGTGGAATTACCCCATGGTTTAAATAGCATAGATAAATGCCTCCGTTTCTTTACACTCAATATAGTTATGTAAACACAATATACTATTACTTTTCAGGGATTACATATTAATAAACTACTTATTCTTTACTTGCTAAAAAATACCTTTAAGAAAGCATTGTTTTTTTTGGACCAATTAGTCAGTTTAAGCATTATACAGTATATCTTCTTTTTAGCAAACAAACAATCTATTTTTTATAGAGAATAAAACTTTCATCATTCCCCTTATCCTAGCTTCCAGTTCTTATAATCAGCCAGATTATCGCCAATATTATTTTTTTGAAAATTCAACATTTTTTCGCTATCGCTGTGTTTTTCTGCAGGAAATATTCTCCAAGCAAGGAACTATTTAAATAATCTAGTCATTCCTACTATGCTTATTCGTCGCCTTATGTCCTATACTTACAGCAAACCCATCACAGACAGTTATGATAAATAAAAGCGAGGAGGTAATGAGCATGCTTGAAGGCTTATGGTCAGTTGAATTCGAAGCAGCTACAGGCTATGTCGGAGCAGGAGTCGTGGTCTTTGAAACAAGAAAGGTTTTCGGCGGCAGCGATAATTATTACTATCTCGGTAACTATAACGCTGCGAGAGACGGAAAAATAACAATTGAAACGGAAATCATCCATTACTCTGGAGACAAAACATCCCTCTTCGGAAATCTTGATCGCTATCATGCAATTTGGGAAGGTTATTTATCCGGAGAAACTTCCATTTTCAAAGGACACTTACAGAATGATCCTCTTGTTCAAGTTAATATTAGACTCATCAAACGAGCCGAACTTCCTTAATATGCCTGCTACCCTACTATGTTTTAAAGGAGGAATCGTTGATGGCATGGATTTATTTGGTTATTGCTGGATTGTTCGAGATCGGCTGGCCTCTCGGTTTAAAAATGGCGCAAACCATGGAAGGAAAACAATTTACAGGCATTGCCATCGCAGTAATCGCAATGGGCCTTAGCGGTTTTTTCCTATTTTCGGCGCAAAAGGACATTCCCATGGGCACAGCTTATGCCGTCTGGACCGGCATAGGGGCTGCAGGTACATTTATATTGGGGATTATATTATATAATGATCCCATCGGAATTTTACGGATCGCATCCGTACTTCTAATCATCGCCGGCGTCATCGGTTTGAAATTAGCACATTAAACCTTCGTTTCTTTATGACCGATACTGACACTCTCAAACTAGCGTACACTCGCCAA
This DNA window, taken from Anaeromusa acidaminophila DSM 3853, encodes the following:
- a CDS encoding IS3 family transposase, whose translation is AHCIDNGPMEGFWGILKREMYYGRKFTSRMEFIHAIRSYIHYYNFDRLQRKLGVMTPYEYHEHYSAA
- a CDS encoding amidohydrolase family protein, which encodes MVVDSHAHLMLPQERQHELMLEAGVDRTVLFTSRVHPEKAETLRELEAELKTLYQMLEGQGDSQEARKQSLLALEEVVKIHPNRYWGFGSMPLGLGARESFEWVESQIVRRGFCGIGELTPGTGQVALLEPVFQASREAGGLPLWVHAFFPLQAQDIKTLLTMATGFPEVPLIVGHLGGLNWLEILQAVKNMPQVYLDLSASYTTMAPMYAMRELPERVLFASDAPYSTPAVARHILEQVAPSREVLNLALGDNICRILRK
- a CDS encoding MerR family transcriptional regulator, which gives rise to MTSVLIRELSRRTGASIRSLRHYEGKRLLAPQRLENGYRDYTELDVGKVKTIQLYLGLGLSTEEIAMVLECPQEAATNRPLCKEAYQLYQGKLVEIERQIQTLQTLRSRLQERLSQFENFAGAR
- a CDS encoding tartrate dehydrogenase encodes the protein MTTYKIAVIPGDGVGPEVLAEGIKVLQAVAAMDGTFSFEFETFPWGCEYYLKHGKMMDEDGMERLKSFDAIYLGAVGFPGVPDHISLWDLLLKIRKGFDQYINLRPIQLLQGAPCPLAGVKAGEIDMLVVRENSEGEYAGAGDWLFKGKPEEVVLQTGVFSRKGTERVIRYAYELARKTGKTLTSISKGNALNYSMVFWDQVFAEVGKEYPEVKTYSYLVDAASMFFVKDPGRFQIVVTSNLFGDILTDLGAAITGGMGLAAGANLNPERTYPSMFEPIHGSAPDIAGRSIANPLASIWSVSQMLDFFGHEKWGRRVLQAIENVLQEKACLTPDLGGSGKTQEVGDAVVAKLSGQQE
- a CDS encoding AraC family transcriptional regulator, with the protein product MTGIGFYRDEALPFFELKLCQEYGIAYKKHAHEEYSLGLVVAGGSSFWCEGGHETIAPQTMLLLPTGCMHACKPVESGTWNYRMLFVAAAWVQALAAERPGTIWTQPLLKPVSSRAVQRLERRLQRLQGTETPLAKEAVLIDLFDEFQQGDKKIWLERSGEERPRLKQAKEYLQSHFAAKVTLEELGAVSGLNKFHLLRLFKEAFKIPPHMYQMVLRINFAKRELGNRKEPAEVAQEAGFYDQSHFSKAFKSYTGITPEKYQKGI
- a CDS encoding HAD family hydrolase, giving the protein MREWLVFDVMGVIFTVGDDTNELLVPYIQKFAPSLSSNEINQVYLEASLGKISSCDFWKTLGLGNYYPQIEQDYLEKQLTLDEDFLMVAQKLQQQYHLALLSNDVSEWSAYLRRKFDLDPYFEEIVISGDVGLRKPDQAIYDLLLRRLQCRPENSIFIDDRQKNLIPAMRAGMKTIQFKRGCDGSEMCGSFEVQSFKQLPGLVAHLFGL
- a CDS encoding sodium:solute symporter family protein, yielding MTIQFWIIVLYICVLFAISIYVKRRAGNSSGFLFAGRKLTTPLVAANIAGTAIGAAATIGVAENAFQSGIAAGWYNGAWAAGAVMMAFVAAKKYRELHCTTVPELFERYYDKKGRVIAVLGMLTIQLVITSLQYLAGGAILSSLLPDIFSFQGGMVTSAAVFIGTTILGGLWSSGLSNILSVSLIYIGVLISTITIVNNQGGIGAIAASLPPGVDWFGPVGGLGLATVIGWFVVMMTQAITAQGPVQVACAAKDGAAAKKGFLWGALLMFPIGFACAIMGVAARAAHPEMKATLALPYMIMSLDPVVSGLTLAALWAADVATACHILLAAGTLFSQDIYKRFINPNVSDKKYTLLNRYAILGLGAVTLWFAFNAVGIVKTMLIGLSLTTAFTLIFLFTMFAPGLCRKNSAFYTTLAGIVTLFVWQAFPAVQIFAHPIYMEWLVCLVTFFIVAIVDKQPIRTVVLQEEESNGTYQS
- a CDS encoding DUF2000 domain-containing protein; the protein is MKLVMVINRDLPLGLVANTAAVLGISLSKIYQEDIVGGDIVDADGNLHLGITAQTIPILSASREQVKEIRETMFEPAFAEVAAIDFSEAAQRCLNYDQYMRSLSQLSAEELFYLGVCMYGPKKKVNKLTGSLPLLR
- a CDS encoding HutP family protein, coding for MELTSLDVGRAALAMAISTDRQEEQAMRQRLQNRGILAVAVDFGGEYLSSVKKMIERAVVAAQRQGLIEASHVGEGAVAGATHAALEQITPKAVGLNVGGKIGVARYGEHVCVAVYLGVGVLHLNEVAVGLAHRSLPMSQD